Genomic window (Cucumis sativus cultivar 9930 chromosome 2, Cucumber_9930_V3, whole genome shotgun sequence):
GaaggaaaggagaaaaaagaggaaaagaaagaattaaagaaaaattgatttttctataatgGGTGTAGAGAGTAATTTAGGGCTCAAACCGGCAATCTGGAAATTGATCAAGCTGACGGCCGGCAGCAACTCCTCTTAGGCGGCGCAGTGGGAGAAGATTCAAGATCGTAAGCGGATCGGAAGAAATTATCGACTTCTTCTTGATTAACGATCTCGAAGAATTTGAGCTCCATGGTCAACTTCCTCTTGCAAGGGACTGGAGGGCGTTTAGGCTTCTTAGGAGCGCCAGGACAGCTGAGGATCTTGGGAATCTTGTGCTCGGCGGAGGTAGGTGTCCGGCAGGAACGGCGGTCGAGGTCGGAGTCATGATCGGAAGAGGGTATGATGTTGTCGGAAAGGGAGGGTTTGGGAGGGGATCGGACCTGTAAAGGAAGGCGGATTTTGGGGAGATTTTTGGGGAATTCAAGGTCCATAGACATGGCGGAAAGGGATTATTCGGAGATTGAGATTGAGATTGAGGTTGAGGTAATGGAAGAGAAAGAGGGGGGGAAAGTGGATGGATGAGTATTTATTTAGGAAATCACTTGGAAGATGTGCCCTTTGAactttgaagaagaagaggaaagaaagaaagaagctAATAGAACTAAGACAGGTTGGTGAAGGAAGAATGCCCTCTTATCATGCTTCTTCATTTCACGCCACCTCCTTCTCTATCATGTCTAAATACATCTGTCTCTAATACATCTCTAAATTTATCTAATTACTCTTCTAACTCTATTCCTAATTTCGGTgagttgtatcaatttaaatcttaaattaatttaatgtccTCTcccttatttaatttgaacaaTATCGTGAAAAACTTACTCTTAAATTTGTGTAAAACAATTCATTTAAGTTTTCATTACGacttcttttaaaatgatCTAATGTATTGATTCTCAAACGTGTATAGATTTCATGAATGGATTCGttaaaaaacttttgattaaaattctaaattgattgattttatgaaaaatttgaagttttaattgatataGTCGTAAGtttaaacaaagttttttttacgTATGGAATATAATGGGAGGTGTAAACTGATATGCTTATAAAAGTTCACCATTCGAATTGATACAATCCCTCAAGTTACTAACGTGATGCATTCTCTCATTTTGCCTCTTACCCTTGGTGTTTTCTCATATCATCTGTTTTAGTCTTCTATCGCTACATTTCATAAACTGTGAACTAGCTTTACTCTTCCTCATCTTGACGAGgaagaagttgaaattttCTGAATGCGaggtataaattgatattttctctACCTTTTTTTCATATGTTATATTCGTCTATAATAGTTATCGtattgactttttttaaattaacaaatttattggGCATGCTAATTTTTGTGTCTAATAAGATACTAAACTTTTATCAGTGTGTCCAATAGattgtgtatttttttaaaaaatgtcaaataaaccAATGACCTATTAGACATAGATTAAGGGTTTATTAGGTAAAGAATCagaagtttataaatatttattttacacaaTATCTAAAGACATTTAGGTCTATTAGACACAAATTTGCAAACTAAACTTTATAACATTTAAGTTTCTtcctttcaaaatttctattgTAGACTCTCGTGCTTTCGGTTTCTTATAATTTATGGTATCACTTGCACTTTTGCGTCTCTCAATGTGATCACCACAAGCTGTTTTCGTGAAGCCATACAACTTACATACATTCAAAAACGAAtaacataaacttttttatactCATTATTGCAAAATTAAATGTACTCCACATATAGAGGAATACATCTAATAGGTgatagaaattaaagtttagtATAGGTCATCAATCTTCAAATTCACGTCTAGTATAAGTCcacgttttttttaaaataaataattactaatcagaaaattttattaacttacacatttaaagttatttaaagTTAAGGTATTCATGGTTAAAAACTTATGGACACTTAtagaattatttaataaaattctaaagtttataaactaaacttttaattctacgttatttatttaatcatttcaaCTCCGATTTcaagttatatttatatttggttttgattATTATGAAGTTAGTCTTGATCTctaaattttgtgaaaaaaaattgcaataaataatgtataaagtttgaaatttatgctttattttgtatgtaaattttttgaaaaaaataaaattatgactTTTTCAGATATTCTTTGAAGTAGAAGGATTCTATACAACATAATGCATATACAACCATAAAATTCAGgaatttattacaaaaatttaaagaaactaCTCTCAAATTTAATGGCATAAGGCCaaacttataataatttacaatttttataaatatttatcttgtttcttcctcatttttttgcaattgtatttaaataaaaattgcagatattttttatgctctcatttatttaaatatatatatatataaactgtTTTAAGTGCTGGTCGatcacttcaaaattaaatcaaatacgCTTTagattaaactaattaatacaTTACTTACAcgttattaattttgaaatcacTTACTTGGGTGAGTTAGAAATGatgattaataatttaaaggtATAATAACACAGCTGAATTAACCAAgagatttaaattattgacaTTAATGGAAAgcttctatcattaatagtaataatataaattgcactaataaattctaaaataaataggttccaaaaaaaattgtttttgttttttcctttttcttctttcttttgtaaatatataataataacaataataataaaaatgatttattatttcatattaattagCCATATTTCATGAAGGGATGGAGCTTTTACTTCCATATTTTCATGCATTAAAAACGCCaccaaacatttaattttatttttattttacaccaaagttttatgatttgattttgatataaatttttcattaaagcAACTGAAAAAGGTATACCCTTTCTTTATTCACGTTTTTTTCGTAGTGTATTTTTGGAGTTACGTCTTTATCTCTatccgttttttttttctttctttttttctttttaactttatggaatttattatcattttaaatcatatttgagCTTTGAGAGTTTGTTTTGAGcaatgattttttcttttttttttgccttatTAGTTTCTTGAATAAACTTTTTAGAACTATCATGAGATAATTGTTGTGAGGAAAATCATGTCTTTCACGAGTTTGCacaaatctttttaaattaatatggaAAGAGATGTAAcggtttgtttgtttcattGGTCTTAGCTGTAAGTTTTGTTTACGAATATAGTTACAAATGTAGTGGtcagaaaaaatatattttacaaattaagtTTATGTCTGATagtcattttgttttttaaatttttttaaaatttagtctaTTTCCTTCTACTacttttaacttcattttcttaaaatgtgggtaaaatataaatatagattatTACCGTGAAAAGAgttgaaagatgaaaaaacattaacaataaattttaattttatccttcacatttgaaaaaaaaaaccaataaattttttaataacttctttaattaaaaaaatcattcaaactACATTAAgacaggaaaacaaaagcacTCTAGATAACCCACAATTGCTTGTGCTCGTAGAATTAGAATACAAATTTTCTCAATACATATCCTTGTTTACTCCATAAATTAATCTAATCCATAGCTAGATAAGAATAcgagaaatttttaaatatattgaaataaacttaaataattaatgatattaaataaattattaatgtctattaaaatttactgtattttataaatatttttaactatttatgataattttcaCTGAATTATATCTTCATTTAAAACAGCCAttatgattcaaaattcaaaagtaaatGCTCAAAATGTGTAGGAATccccattaaaaaaaacttttaagagaaattcaaaagaaaagcctttaagaaaatttaaagaaaaaaaaaactttaagagcaaaaataaaaaagagaaaataaaagtctTAGAGATGAaaagcatattttttttatccagaaaaaaaaaaaaagaaagaaagaaagaaagaaaggaaaagaaaggagagtgagtttaaattaaagttgagaCAAAACTTGTAGGGTCTCTTTCTAATCCAACAATTCAAAGCAAAAAGCCGCATGAAATtcagaaataataaaaaagaatagtaataataagagagaaaaacaataattggtTACACGCAATGTGGCGAAGTGAAGGACAAGTGGGATCACTACACGTGTCATAGAATGATGACGTGGACGAAAGATAAACCTTATAAACATCAGACGGTGGgtttcatcatcatcatcaacaacACCTTGCCAAGTGGAACTTCATTTTTACGTTACACTACACTACATTGAACGGGCAGCGGGCAGCGGCCAGGGTAATTCAGGGTAGCCCAAAAGCTTTCTGAATTCTGGCAGGCCACTCGCCTACTCTTAAGCGCGTGAGCCGTGTCGGTTGGGAAGGGGGATGGGAAATTTCACGTTTCTTCAGACCCATTTTAAACCATCAAatattcctcttttttttatttatttttgggaCTGAGGGTAGTTTTGGGATCTCAAAAAAGTTACTAACTTTAATGTAGGCCATTATACTTTGGGAAAAggttaatattataaaatagtatatatatatatatatatatatatatatatgtatttgtataaaaatgtttttggtggatgaaaatttgaaatttttacttGGTCCATGAAAGGTTTCAATTTGACtttgtatttcaattttaaattccctttcttttctctcttttcattttcctttattcattttacttctttttttaaaaaaaacaattatttagtgcaagaaataaaagaagtagGCTCTTTTTTCCCAAGGTCAATTTGGACACTAcactcttttaaaaaaagaaaatagatttttctcaaaagtCATTACTTTGAAATGGTTCGATTTTAGGTTATATTTCTAATGGACTAACTTTAGTTCagtaaatagtaaaaagttttttttttctttttttacaataataactgTGCcctaatttaagatttatagtTGAAATTACATTGACTAATTACGCAAGAATGTAGTAACATTAAAATaggaatattttaaatatcttttagTGAATATAAATGAGGAGGGTAAGGATACTAAGTTACACAACCTTCTTTTAGCAAATAAAGATAGCTATAAATAAGTtattcaaaccaaaataattataataagaGTAGAGAAACCTACAACTAGgcaaaagaatatataatctTGTATATACGAGAGAATCTAAAACCAACGATTTTGAAGATCGAGTTTCATGAGTAAtataattgtttcaaaatatagaacatactctttttcttatgcaaGGAACACCGGATCAAAAACCATGTTctgtagagagaaaaatgcataagaaaaattgttctAAAAAGTCATAATAAACTCGATCACATGTTTAACATCTAAgcaagagaaaagaaatttattagataGGATGAGAAGATGTCCTTGCTAATTGGTAATTGCTATATAGTAGAATCAAAGAATGCAAATTATAGGGGGAAAAATAGGCATTAAATTAAGGTTTTGACTAGCAACATGCAAAGTTTAATTTAAGGGTATCATAATTTTTCAcatgaattattatttgttgtttttaattttctagatcttttttcttctaattttgagATGGACCATTATTTTTATCCCCATATAGTTATATACATGTGTCCAGTTTCAAACCactatatatcaataataatataactttctttttcttttactattttttttccatctacCATTCAAACTTAgtaccaaatttttttaaatcatttctcaaattttcaattatgaactcttctttttttttctttaaccttATAACAAAATGCTTttctagaaaataaatatttaattaatttaatctataTTCAAAACcttcattttattctttatacttttcaaatgtttgttttattctttatactttattaaaagatgactattatatttttaatacaaaaattaaattaaactaatattaGGAGTAACtcatgaaccaaaatatactaaactatcaaatagaaaataggaTAAATGAGTATTTAAACCTAattaacctaatttttttaccttgaaGTACTTAATATAAGGTAAGAAAtacactaatttttttaattttttccaaagttgttttttaacttttcaaaaaaaatattttaaataacaaaactttcaaatatagtaaaataaaccaCAATTTTACTTGTGATATGCCATGTATGATAGACTACTAATTGCATCTATCATGATACAGATAGATATGAAAGTTTATCATAAATAAAcggtgatattttgttatattttataaatgttttgatttatattactattatttgtaaatagagTCTTTTATAAACTACCATATTTGtgacttttataaaatttacaaatatgtaATCTTTCACCTGTATTAAGAACCTACTCTTTTTACCTCTCGTTTGttcttttgataatttaaacCTTTGATGGTTTGTAATTCAACCCTACCAACCCACCTAACATAATCacttcaaaaatgaaaattcaaaagaatacattacaatattgttttaaattatatataaattatatatatatttatataataaaatatgaaggccaaaattttcctatatttCTTAACTTAAAAGCTTTTAGATCCTTATGTTGAAAAGTTCAGACTTAGAAACTATACGAAACAAAaacactttattttaattttatatctcaTCAATATTACTATAgactttaaaaattatatagtaAATGAGAAAACTATAGAAAAGtagaataaaatttcattataaatttgaaagtttactatataagataaaataaattatctcTAAACTTACAAATTTAGGTATGAAGGTTAATGTGCACTTTCCTTCTAGTAAAATATGGCATCAACAAACCCTATTtgtatgtttaaattaatatttgataagCGAAActcaattaataataataattcatttgattCCATACCCGTTTGGAGTCTAAAATAGTGTAAACGATAAGGCTAATTTGTCTCTCCCAAATGAAGTAAAGTACGTAATAGAATCAATTAAACCAAAGTGTGCATTTGgctaattattattcttccaaattgtaacaaattacaaagtattattcaataattttaagaatattaatgTATAGTGAAGTGAAGCCAAAAGACACCCCAACAcaacaatcaattttaattgtgCTGTCTTATATAATTgcctttgttttattttaaaattactataatatataataattattattattttaaaccaaTACAAATGAatagaattaattttatttgcccaaagacaaaaaagaaaccctaTCTCAACATGCAAAAAcccatttaaagaaaatgccAACACCACCAAGTAAAGATAGAGAAAGTGTGGGTGGTGAGATGTCCCCTCTTAATTTgtcttaaataaatatatatatggatatgTATCAATTAAAGTTTATAACCTTTTTTCATCTAATTTTCCTCCCTATAATTTGATTACACTCAATGGCTTACACAGGTACAAAACAATATGAAAccatcctttcttttttttttttcttttaatataatatactccataatttaatttaattaaactacgTTTAATCTAATTTGAATGGTGTCAttcaactttcaacttttatatatatgttctcAATTTTTCAACTAATGTGATGATGAATGGTTGATTATTTTACAAACTTTCACAAAATtcgatttttaaattttattgaaagatTCATAGATAAAAAGGTTGTTTATCATTGTCAAAGTTTCTTGTTTCATTCTTGAACATATAAAGTTAGTAGAATATAGTTTAATAAACCCCTAAAAGTGAGCATTGTCACGATTAAGTTTCAATTGGGTATGTACATGTGTGTGTGACATAGATTAGGATTTTCAGatgattttacatttttaactaTTCAAAAAATTGCTTATTTATTACAAGTTTTTAAGCAAATGTGAGAATATTCAATATgatgaaaaactaaaagattaaaccataaaaatatttttaaaaaatagtatcaggagaatcaaagtttaaaaggtTGAtgtattgatttaaaaatttaaaagaaataattttaaaaaataatgattaaattaataagaatttctagaaaataatatttaatcataaaatgaagagaaatggTAAAATATAGAGCAAAATATAATAGATTTTGTTCGGTagactttaaaatttattacgattgattttttttagaaagtgtagttttttttatcaaatgtttcatttttttttcttttgataagaataaattttttgcTGTATTTAAGTAATGGTTGcatacaattttgtttttaatagaGTTTTCTTTaggaatagttgcaaatttagcaattaaattcaaattaattaagtatataacacaattttaaaaaatttacaaatatagtaaaatttgtcaaattttatcaatgatataagtctattactgatagatcatgttgcaaatattggtctatcactgatatatcatatgaagtctataagcgatacaagtctattcagtgatagttttgctatatttgcaatttttttaaaatgttgctatatcattaattattattgctaaaatagtcatccattgcaatttctcttttctttattatatttttttaaaagaaaaaaaagaaagaaaaagtagcataaaataaagaataaagcgCGTGATGTCACGGTACCGACGATGGCATTGGATACCCATTACCCACCAACTTCACCTTTTCTCCTTAACCctactttttctcttctctttcctttctttttttctttttttcttttcctatatatattttgttttcttccttttttaagGAAGATTATTATgtgaattttagtttataaatttttaaacaaatatttttttaac
Coding sequences:
- the LOC101203067 gene encoding cyclin-dependent protein kinase inhibitor SMR1, which translates into the protein MSMDLEFPKNLPKIRLPLQVRSPPKPSLSDNIIPSSDHDSDLDRRSCRTPTSAEHKIPKILSCPGAPKKPKRPPVPCKRKLTMELKFFEIVNQEEVDNFFRSAYDLESSPTAPPKRSCCRPSA